The Benincasa hispida cultivar B227 chromosome 9, ASM972705v1, whole genome shotgun sequence genome has a segment encoding these proteins:
- the LOC120085676 gene encoding uncharacterized protein LOC120085676: MLYDDQWLTAAMADDTLVAELLFRLKQSQAVLPSKSPLPVTVPFTWGIRQPRSRMSTATATSTAAAAASAMATVAVRCGDVVLHRNNKDVDSTRCSPTTPLSWSGGASPSATLDGFEDSSRPATLSQAASRFKGAAGNESVAGNTTKRLRRKKTFAELKEEESMLLKEKLHLKMELATLRANFEEQRAKNESLKKMKVDFNLKYTEKFSTNSNMMPEESTSTLTHQRESSNIEKFSPTLPFTASGSGSFEAQSQKNCKSTEEDCGFLLPDLNMTPSED; this comes from the exons ATGCTCTACGACGACCAATGGCTTACCGCTGCCATGGCCGACGACACCCTCGTCGCTGAGTTATTGTTTAGGTTGAAGCAGTCGCAGGCTGTCTTGCCTTCTAAATCTCCTCTTCCTGTGACGGTCCCCTTTACATGGGGGATTAGACAACCGAGGTCCAGGATGTCCACGGCCACGGCCACGTCCACGGCGGCGGCGGCAGCGTCTGCTATGGCTACGGTGGCGGTCAGATGTGGCGATGTTGTCTTGCACAGGAATAATAAGGATGTTGATTCCACTAGATGCAGTCCTACCACTCCGCTTTCATGGAGTGGTGGAGCTTCTCCTTCTGCTACGCTTGATGGTTTTGAGGACTCGAGCCGTCCTGCTACTCTCTCTCAGGCTGCTTCCAGATTTAAG GGTGCTGCTGGAAATGAGTCGGTGGCTGGTAATACTACAAAGAGGCTAAGACGAAAGAAG ACATTTGCTGAACTTAAGGAAGAGGAAAGCATGCTTTTGAAGGAGAAACTTCATCTAAAAATG GAACTGGCCACTCTACGGGCAAACTTCGAAGAACAAAGAGCCAAGAATGAGAGTCTGAAGAAAATGAAG GTGGATTTCAACTTGAAATACACAGAGAAATTCAGTACAAACTCCAACATGATGCCAGAAGAATCTACATCCACACTAACCCATCAAAGGGAAAGctcaaatattgaaaaattttctCCTACATTGCCATTCACAGCATCAGGATCAGGTTCTTTCGAGGCTCAATCACAGAAGAACTGCAAATCAACCGAAGAAGATTGTGGCTTTCTCTTACCAGATTTAAATATGACACCCTCAGAAGATTGA